In Paraburkholderia youngii, the genomic stretch ACGTTTTGCTAGCAAGCTTATATAATCTTCTTTCTCTGACGCGGGGTGGAGCAGTCTGGCAGCTCGTCGGGCTCATAACCCGAAGGTCGTAGGTTCAAATCCTACCCCCGCAACCAAAGCCCCTTAAGGCTTTCCCGGATTTCAGGCTTTCAGGTAGAACCTTCTTTTTGCGTTTTTGGGCAATAGGTGGGCAAAAACCGCGAAAATCCGGCAAGAATCCCGTCGCACCAATGAACCCGCCTTCGAGCGGGTTTTTTGTTTTCCGGGCCTCTGGCGCGTTCAGGCTATCCTCTACCCAACGTCGCCCTCATGATGCCCGCTACAGGACTGGGGTTCGTCTTGGCCTGCCGGGTCTCATGACGCATCCCTCTTTCCACATCGTCAGCACCATGCAAAGCAGGGCCTCCATTACAGAAGCGGGCCGCACCCGAACCGCCGTCGCAAAGACCTGGAGCGAAATGCCGCCGACGGGGCAACGACGGGTCGATGGTTTCCTCAATGGCGCGCCGTGTCGATTTGTCCTGACTTTTGGGGCTGGCCGCGGAGCTGTCACCAAGTTCTATGCGTACTTTGAGGTTCGCGGGCAAGTCTGGTATATCGACACCGGTGATGGCTATCTCTCGGACGGAGCCTCGGTGGACTTCAAGGATTAGTGTTTGGCGTGCGCGTGGCGCCGACGTCGGATTCCCTGTGCGCGACCGCCGCGACGTACAACTCGGTCTTCCGGTGATGCGCCGACAGGCTCACATCGGTCGCCGCCGTTATCGGCGAGCAACTAGGACGGTCACCCTCTCCAATTTCTGCTGGGCGCCCGCCGACACTCGGCTTCACCTTCGCCAACAGTTCGCGTCCCTGCGTTTGCCGGATTAACGTCATCTGCTGCTGATCCAGCATGCTTGGCCCTGTTGGGCGGCCCGAATCAATAGCACCCTCTGATGCTAAGCCACTACCAGTGGCAAGCTAATCCGTTACGTTGTGGCATGCTACGGGCAACACCGCAAACAAGACGGAGCAAACATTGGCGCAGAACATTTTTGCATTTACCGCGGGCGATCCCGAGGCGCGCAAGCATCTGGACGTTTCGATAACGCGTCCAGTAGACATCACAATCGTTCGTCAGTGCGTTCCGCACGAGCAACTCGCGAAATTAGAAGAGCTGGCGGCCACCGACGGCATCTACGCATGGGGAGCGGTGCCCGGAACGATGAATGATCGCTACTATCCATCTCTGCAGATTGGCGACTGGATGCTGTGCGTCTTCGGCGGCCGGTGCAGATTCGTCGCTCGCGTAGTACACAAACTGGACAGCATCAATCTCGCACGCGCACTGTGGGGCCAAACGGATGACGGGAAGACATGGCAATACATGTTCTTTCTATCGAAACCGACTCCCGTCGATGTCGCCCTGTCCAGTTTGACGTCGTTCCTGCCCAAACAGTTCTTCGGCTTCGCGCGCGTTGGGAATGAAAACACTGCAAATATCCTCGCCGCATACGGATCGCTCGATGAATTTGTTGGTAAGGCATTGCTCGCCCCTACGACGCCTGTTGGCGCCCCCATCCCACAGAACCACGACTCTTCGTCGGACGTGGGGGATCACGTCGAAAAAAAAATCGTCAGCGAATCTGGATTGCCTGAACCGGACAAGCTCTGTCTCATCGGTACATCGAAAACACTTAGCTGGCTGTCTACCGCGCAAGAATTGATTCGTACCACTGGGGCCTTTGCATCCTGGTGGAGCTTTCGAATTCCCGAGGCTGCGGGTCAAGACCTCCCCGCCCCTTTCTTCCTATACATCAACGCCGGTTATGGGCGTATTACGCATCGCCTCACGTGCGAAACCTATGTCAGTTCGGCAGGCTTGGAGGGTCTCGTCAGCCCTTGGCCGGACCACACACCCAGTACCCAGAGGGGCCAACGTCGTGCGGGCGCAAAACAAAGCGAAGTGTTCAAAACCTGGCTACTCGTGCGGGCCGTGGAGGAACTCGAGCCAGCATTGAGCATCGACGCCTTCTCGGCCGTCCCTCCCTGGTCGAAGTCATCGAGTCTTCTTAATCAAAACGCGTTTGGTTTCGCTCACCTGGAACACGAAGAGATTGAGGCGCCCCCGATCGAACAGTATGAGATTGACGACGCAGTTGCCGATCTGTTCATCGATCGCCATGAGTTCGTCAAGGCATCACGACTCTTGCTTGCAAAGAAGAACCTGATTCTTCAAGGGCCGCCAGGTGTAGGCAAGACCTTTATTGCAAAGCGACTGGCATACGCGACCATCGGCGTCAAAGCTCCAGATCGTGTCGAAACTGTACAGTTTCATCAAGCCTACAGTTATGAGGATTTCATCCAAGGCTTTAGGCCGAAGATCGATGGGAATGGCTTTGCCCTGAAAGATGGTATCTTCTACAGATTCTGCGAAAAAGCCCGAGACAATCCTGATGAGAAGTTTGTGTTTCTCATTGACGAAATCAATCGCGGTAACGTCGGAAAGATCTTTGGCGAGTTATTAATGCTTATCGAGGCTGATAAGCGTAGTCCAGAATGGGCATTGCAGCTCGCGTATTCAAGCGAAACGGCAAGCAAGTTTTACGTGCCGAACAATCTTTACATCATTGGCATGATGAACACTGCAGACCGGTCGTTGTCTACAATCGACTACGCATTGCGCAGACGATTCGCATTTTCCGCAGTCAGGCCCGGATTCAATCACGACGTCTTTAAATCCTATCTGAAAAAGCTTGGCTGGTCCGAACAATATGCCGTCAAGATAGTAAACAGGCTTAACTCCGTTAACAGCAAGATCGCAGATGACCCAGAACTCGGTGAGGGTTTTTGCATTGGCCATAGTTATTTTTGCTGTGCCCGCCCACCGCATCTAACCGACGACGACTATTATCAGGAAATTATCGAAACAGAGATTGTCCCGTTGCTCCATGAGTATTGGTTTGACAAATCAGGTGACGAACTGAAACTGATCAGTGACGATCTTCAATAGATGATACCCATTCGAAATTTGTACCACCTGCTTTGTTATGCCTGGAATGCCCTACATTTCGATTGGGTCATTGATGCGGGAAAAATACAAGGCGAAAACGTCGAAAATCTGCTGGCGATGATGCTGATCAACGGGTTGCAGCCGCTGGTTAGACGCGGTCTTCACAAGCAGTATGCCACTCGGGATGATGAACTCAGGACACTGCGTGGCAGGATCGACTACGGAACGTCCCTCAAACGTGCGCTGTTTGAGCGAGGGCTGATCGCGTGTTCGTACGATGAGCTGTCGGAAGATGTGCTCCCCAATCAAGTCATTAAGCAAACGGCAAAAAATTTGCTTCAATGCGAGTCAATTGATGGGATGCTTCGTGCTAGCTTACGGAAATTACTACCAAAACTGTCGGGTGTTTCGCCTATAACTCTCTCGGAACCAACTCTCAATGCCGCAGCCCATGCGTGCATGGACCCGCTATCCAGATTTTTGATCAATGTCTCATATCTTGCGTATCATAGCCTGGTGCCCGAGCAGGGTGGCAATCGTTTTAGGGCCCTGGAGTTCATTAGAGATGAAAAGAGGATGTGGCGCCTGTTCCAGAATTTTGTGTTCAACTATCTCAGACTTGAGGCTGGCGGTTTCAAGGTAAATCGGGCGACCATAAAATGGGACGTCGAATCGGGGAGCGATACAGATTTGCTTCCGAGAATGAATACTGACGTTACGCTGATCGGAAAGGATCGCCATCTGATTATTGAAATTAAATATACCAAGACGCTCTTCCAGACCTACTTTGAAAAGTCCTCGCTACGATCGGAACATCTGTATCAGGTGCTCACATATCTGGAGCAACAGGCTGCCGCCAACACTTTGGAAAACCGGCCCGTACCAGAAGCGATTCTGCTGTATCCCGCAGCGACGCACCGTATCGATGCACGTTATCGAATAAAGGGCCGACAACTCCGAGTCATGACGCTGGACCTCGCTCAGCCATGGGAAGGTATCCGGTCCGACCTAGGAGCGTTAGTTTCGGGTAGTCAGGTCTTAATCGACCGATAAAATACTGATAAGGCGTGACCGCGGCACGGTGATGGCGATGCAGTCAGCACATGCGCGTTCCGTACAGCGGGATGGCCCGGACTGGTGGTCGCTACTTCGTCGGGTCTGAATAATTCGTTTTGGTCGGCGCTTGCCCTCAAGCCTGGAAGTCGACGGTGATTGACCGGCTAAGCCAGGCAATCAGAACAAGGGCGTAAAAAAGCCTCAGCTTTCTGAGGATTATCCTCAGGTTGTGGCCAGCGCCGCACAGCACGGCGTGTATTGCATCGCCGAGTGCGCCTTTGAGCCAGTTCCGGTCGAGTTTGCCGTCGGCCTTCATGTGACCAATGGCAGGCTCGATTGCGCTTCGCCTTTGGATCATCGCGCGCAGGCCCCTCGTGATTCCGCGCCGCAATCCCGGGTGGTAGATCTTCACTCCCTCGACAGCGATACCCTTGTAACCGCGATCCACAATGGCGACGTCGGGCTTCACATCGCTCAAGATCGCCGCTTGCTCCAACGCTTCAGCCAGCGTGTGACCGTCGTATGGGTTACCGGGCATCGAGCGGGCGCCAACCACAAGCCCTTCCTTGTGTGTCGTCGTGATCGACACTTTCACACCGAATTCGTAGGGCGTGC encodes the following:
- a CDS encoding AAA family ATPase is translated as MAQNIFAFTAGDPEARKHLDVSITRPVDITIVRQCVPHEQLAKLEELAATDGIYAWGAVPGTMNDRYYPSLQIGDWMLCVFGGRCRFVARVVHKLDSINLARALWGQTDDGKTWQYMFFLSKPTPVDVALSSLTSFLPKQFFGFARVGNENTANILAAYGSLDEFVGKALLAPTTPVGAPIPQNHDSSSDVGDHVEKKIVSESGLPEPDKLCLIGTSKTLSWLSTAQELIRTTGAFASWWSFRIPEAAGQDLPAPFFLYINAGYGRITHRLTCETYVSSAGLEGLVSPWPDHTPSTQRGQRRAGAKQSEVFKTWLLVRAVEELEPALSIDAFSAVPPWSKSSSLLNQNAFGFAHLEHEEIEAPPIEQYEIDDAVADLFIDRHEFVKASRLLLAKKNLILQGPPGVGKTFIAKRLAYATIGVKAPDRVETVQFHQAYSYEDFIQGFRPKIDGNGFALKDGIFYRFCEKARDNPDEKFVFLIDEINRGNVGKIFGELLMLIEADKRSPEWALQLAYSSETASKFYVPNNLYIIGMMNTADRSLSTIDYALRRRFAFSAVRPGFNHDVFKSYLKKLGWSEQYAVKIVNRLNSVNSKIADDPELGEGFCIGHSYFCCARPPHLTDDDYYQEIIETEIVPLLHEYWFDKSGDELKLISDDLQ
- a CDS encoding 5-methylcytosine restriction system specificity protein McrC, producing the protein MIPIRNLYHLLCYAWNALHFDWVIDAGKIQGENVENLLAMMLINGLQPLVRRGLHKQYATRDDELRTLRGRIDYGTSLKRALFERGLIACSYDELSEDVLPNQVIKQTAKNLLQCESIDGMLRASLRKLLPKLSGVSPITLSEPTLNAAAHACMDPLSRFLINVSYLAYHSLVPEQGGNRFRALEFIRDEKRMWRLFQNFVFNYLRLEAGGFKVNRATIKWDVESGSDTDLLPRMNTDVTLIGKDRHLIIEIKYTKTLFQTYFEKSSLRSEHLYQVLTYLEQQAAANTLENRPVPEAILLYPAATHRIDARYRIKGRQLRVMTLDLAQPWEGIRSDLGALVSGSQVLIDR